A stretch of Episyrphus balteatus chromosome 2, idEpiBalt1.1, whole genome shotgun sequence DNA encodes these proteins:
- the LOC129912773 gene encoding palmitoyltransferase app isoform X2 produces the protein MNLLCCCTMAPNTRVTRKWEHFAGRNKFYCDGMLMSAPHTGVFYLTCVLITGTSALFFAFDCPFLATRITPAIPVVGAVLYFFTMSSLLRTTFTDPGVIPRASQDEAAYIEKQIEVPNSLNSPTYRPPPRTKEVLVKGQTVKLKYCFTCKIFRPPRASHCSLCDNCVDRFDHHCPWVGNCVGKRNYRFFYMFLVSLAFLAVFIFSCSVTHLVLLLKTEQEVFEVIKRAPCTVIVTFICFFSIWSVIGLAGFHTYLTTSDQTTNEDLKGSFSSKGGQRAVNPYSRGNICLNCFHILCGPMTPSLIDRRGIATDDFIIQMNQSSMTNARNQLSEVISSTQTGMITSQPMLGTSGVGDMKPRLYDESNPSLGASGLGGGGSVYRPRSYDNLQNDLELFSPLLDEHRNNSI, from the exons ATGAATTTATTGTGCTGCTGTACGATGGCGCCCAACACCAGAGTCACCAGGAAATGGGAACACTTTGCCGGCAGAAATAAGTTCTACTGTGATGGTATGCTAATGTCAGCACCGCACACAGGAGTGTTCTATTTGACGTGTGTGCTGATTACGGGAACCAGTGCTCTCTTCTTTGCGTTCGA TTGTCCTTTTTTAGCAACAAGAATAACCCCAGCTATTCCAGTTGTTGGAGCTGTTCTATATTTCTTCACAATGAGCTCTTTACTACGAACTACGTTTACGGATCCTGGCGTAATCCCTCGGGCTTCCCAAGACGAAGCTGCATATATTGAGAAACAAATTG AAGTGCCAAATTCACTCAACAGTCCCACATATCGACCTCCGCCGAGAACAAAAGAGGTCCTCGTTAAAGGACAAACGGTCAAATTAAAGTATTGTTTCACATGTAAGATTTTTAGGCCACCTCGGGCATCACACTGCAGTCTATGTGATAATTGTGTAGACCGTTTCGATCATCATTGTCCTTGg GTGGGCAACTGTGTGGGGAAACGTAACTATCGGTTCTTCTATATGTTTTTAGTGTCATTAGCATTTCTTGctgtatttatattttcatgcTCAGTAACGCATTTAGTTTTAT TATTAAAAACGGAACAAGAAGTTTTCGAAGTGATTAAGAGAGCGCCATGTACTGTGATTGTAacatttatttgtttcttttcgATTTGGTCCGTTATTGGACTGGCGGGATTCCATACGTATCTGACAACTAGTGATCAGACAACAAACGaagat CTCAAAGGATCATTTTCATCGAAAGGTGGACAACGTGCCGTAAATCCATACTCTCGGGGGAATATTTGCCTTAATTGTTTTCACATATTGTGTGGTCCAATGACTCCATCATTGATTGATag gcGAGGTATCGCTACCGATGACTTTATCATTCAAATGAATCAATCTTCCATGACGAACGCCCGCAACCAACTCTCAGAAGTCATCAGCTCAACCCAAACCGGCATGATAACCAGTCAACCTATGCTAGGTACCAGCGGTGTGGGAGACATGAAACCTCGATTATACGATGAG TCAAATCCCTCCTTAGGTGCTTCTGGTCTCGGTGGCGGTGGCAGTGTCTATCGACCACGCAGCTACGATAATTTACAAAACG
- the LOC129912798 gene encoding probable insulin-like peptide 5, with product MTFSKIYSGIGAVLLFVVCLAIMNLSAGEQRMCGQGLRQTMEMVCPNGFGGYKILKRSGLNLDGDLSIEDTNEDFNFGLSLDMLPLLTSMDNGGLAKIRRRRHGIVHECCDKPCKMSEMLSYCR from the exons ATGACATTTTCAAAGATTTATTCTGGAATTGGAGCAGTACTCCTCTTTGTTGTTTGCTTGGCAATAATGAATCTTTCAGCTGGGGAACAAAGAATGTGTGGCCAAGGATTGAGACAAACCATGGAAATGGTGTGTCCAAATGGTTTTGGAGGATACAAAATACTAAAACGAAGCGGAC TAAATCTTGATGGAGATTTAAGTATCGAAGACACAAATGAAGACTTCAATTTTGGTCTGAGCCTTGATATGTTGCCACTTTTGACAAGCATGGACAACGGTGGTTTAGCCAAGATCCGACGACGAAGGCACGGAATTGTACATGAGTGCTGTGATAAGCCTTGCAAAATGAGTGAAATGTTATCTTATTGTCGTTAA
- the LOC129912797 gene encoding probable insulin-like peptide 4, with product MTFSKMYSGIGALLLFVVCLAIMNLSVGEQRMCGQGLRQTMEMMCPNGFGGYKILKRSGLNLDGDLSIEDTNEDFNFGLSLDMLPLLTSMDNGGLAKIRRRRHGIVHECCDKPCTMSEMMSYCR from the exons ATGACATTTTCAAAGATGTATTCTGGTATCGGAGCATTACTTCTGTTTGTCGTCTGCTTGGCAATAATGAACCTATCAGTTGGGGAACAAAGAATGTGTGGCCAAGGATTGAGACAAACCATGGAAATGATGTGTCCAAACGGTTTTGGAGGATACAAAATACTAAAACGAAGCGGAC TAAATCTTGATGGAGACTTAAGTATTGAAGACACAAATGAAGACTTCAATTTTGGTTTGAGCCTTGATATGTTGCCACTTTTGACAAGCATGGACAACGGTGGCTTAGCCAAGATCCGACGACGCAGACACGGAATTGTGCATGAATGTTGTGATAAGCCTTGTACAATGAGTGAAATGATGTCTTACTGTCGTTAA
- the LOC129912773 gene encoding palmitoyltransferase app isoform X3, with amino-acid sequence MNLLCCCTMAPNTRVTRKWEHFAGRNKFYCDGMLMSAPHTGVFYLTCVLITGTSALFFAFDCPFLATRITPAIPVVGAVLYFFTMSSLLRTTFTDPGVIPRASQDEAAYIEKQIEVPNSLNSPTYRPPPRTKEVLVKGQTVKLKYCFTCKIFRPPRASHCSLCDNCVDRFDHHCPWVGNCVGKRNYRFFYMFLVSLAFLAVFIFSCSVTHLVLLLKTEQEVFEVIKRAPCTVIVTFICFFSIWSVIGLAGFHTYLTTSDQTTNEDLKGSFSSKGGQRAVNPYSRGNICLNCFHILCGPMTPSLIDRRGIATDDFIIQMNQSSMTNARNQLSEVISSTQTGMITSQPMLGTSGVGDMKPRLYDEVIPIV; translated from the exons ATGAATTTATTGTGCTGCTGTACGATGGCGCCCAACACCAGAGTCACCAGGAAATGGGAACACTTTGCCGGCAGAAATAAGTTCTACTGTGATGGTATGCTAATGTCAGCACCGCACACAGGAGTGTTCTATTTGACGTGTGTGCTGATTACGGGAACCAGTGCTCTCTTCTTTGCGTTCGA TTGTCCTTTTTTAGCAACAAGAATAACCCCAGCTATTCCAGTTGTTGGAGCTGTTCTATATTTCTTCACAATGAGCTCTTTACTACGAACTACGTTTACGGATCCTGGCGTAATCCCTCGGGCTTCCCAAGACGAAGCTGCATATATTGAGAAACAAATTG AAGTGCCAAATTCACTCAACAGTCCCACATATCGACCTCCGCCGAGAACAAAAGAGGTCCTCGTTAAAGGACAAACGGTCAAATTAAAGTATTGTTTCACATGTAAGATTTTTAGGCCACCTCGGGCATCACACTGCAGTCTATGTGATAATTGTGTAGACCGTTTCGATCATCATTGTCCTTGg GTGGGCAACTGTGTGGGGAAACGTAACTATCGGTTCTTCTATATGTTTTTAGTGTCATTAGCATTTCTTGctgtatttatattttcatgcTCAGTAACGCATTTAGTTTTAT TATTAAAAACGGAACAAGAAGTTTTCGAAGTGATTAAGAGAGCGCCATGTACTGTGATTGTAacatttatttgtttcttttcgATTTGGTCCGTTATTGGACTGGCGGGATTCCATACGTATCTGACAACTAGTGATCAGACAACAAACGaagat CTCAAAGGATCATTTTCATCGAAAGGTGGACAACGTGCCGTAAATCCATACTCTCGGGGGAATATTTGCCTTAATTGTTTTCACATATTGTGTGGTCCAATGACTCCATCATTGATTGATag gcGAGGTATCGCTACCGATGACTTTATCATTCAAATGAATCAATCTTCCATGACGAACGCCCGCAACCAACTCTCAGAAGTCATCAGCTCAACCCAAACCGGCATGATAACCAGTCAACCTATGCTAGGTACCAGCGGTGTGGGAGACATGAAACCTCGATTATACGATGAG